A single genomic interval of Stieleria maiorica harbors:
- a CDS encoding spermidine synthase, with amino-acid sequence MLRYALTIFTSAFLLFQVQPIIGRYILPWFGGGPSIWTSCLLFFQSVLLGGYLYSHLLSSKLKVRTQAIVHLAVLAASVLLLPIAPDDSWKPGIDQSPLARILLVLVATVGGPYFVLASTGPLMQRWFSQTSPGRSPYRLYALSNIGSLLALLSYPFAIEPRFTLGQQVVSWTSLYVVFACAAAWCAVQMLISDPAARVPDRAGGQGDSITAAASTEKPGVLLVLLWLCLSASGSSMLLATTNQLCIDVAAVPFLWILPLSLYLISFIICFDHPKWYDRRVFGLLLMACAPLACWAIVSGADVALVEQVAIFSAVQFACCMVCHGELVHSRPDPRHLTLFYLVIAAGGALGGFLVAVVATSFFTGYWEFQISLVACCAVALIAACRHRIWDEAPSATFWFWAGGAMATCIAAVTLIWHPHHESLRPIDQVAMFGGLGVSILLGLTAIGTRTEKSISAWEWYPWVAVPIVWMVGWGAWRSPEVMTIGRSSQFAFASVLAWVVAFVALSMLGRRSERSQCLLTRALILAYAILLLTLAYQRDVLTSTQVITVALIGLGGVVVQWGVKRLWSPGRDSLRERLLGGGLSGMCYWGPVAALVAIMGYELWQVAQTRSRGEVHRSRNFYGVLSVDYRPAWEDDGVAIPARYRLEHGQILHGVQYDDDDWRRLPTTYYGKESGIGRAIQAVRGGKVQGQPIRVGVVGLGTGTIAAYGEANDTFRFYEINPAVQELSGRFFTYLQGSAASTEVRLGDARIVMERELQNDRRQRLDVLAIDAFSSDAIPVHLLTAECGEIYRAHLAEDGILAIHISNRFLELGPVVRGLADTLDWQSVRISNDKDTSAGVFASTWVLLTGFSQVADQLRSSPSYEPWRDEETVLLWTDDYSGLWELLSW; translated from the coding sequence TGATTCATGGAAGCCCGGGATCGACCAATCGCCGCTTGCGCGGATTTTGTTGGTGCTGGTAGCGACCGTGGGCGGACCGTATTTCGTGCTGGCATCGACGGGCCCGTTGATGCAAAGGTGGTTCAGCCAGACGTCGCCGGGCCGCTCGCCGTATCGTTTGTACGCGTTGTCAAACATCGGGTCGCTGTTGGCATTGCTAAGCTATCCGTTTGCAATCGAGCCCCGGTTCACGCTGGGCCAACAAGTTGTCTCGTGGACCTCGCTGTACGTCGTGTTTGCGTGCGCCGCGGCGTGGTGCGCTGTCCAGATGCTAATAAGTGATCCGGCCGCACGCGTTCCCGACCGAGCGGGTGGACAGGGCGATTCAATCACCGCCGCGGCCTCAACCGAGAAGCCCGGCGTGTTGCTTGTGTTGCTGTGGCTCTGTCTGTCGGCATCCGGATCGTCGATGCTGCTCGCGACGACGAATCAGCTGTGCATTGATGTCGCCGCCGTCCCTTTTCTATGGATCTTGCCGCTCAGTTTGTATTTGATTTCCTTCATCATTTGCTTTGATCACCCGAAGTGGTATGACCGCCGGGTGTTTGGGCTGTTGCTGATGGCATGCGCGCCGCTCGCGTGCTGGGCGATCGTTTCGGGCGCGGACGTCGCATTGGTCGAGCAAGTGGCGATCTTTTCGGCCGTCCAATTCGCCTGTTGTATGGTTTGCCACGGCGAACTCGTTCACTCGCGTCCCGATCCACGACACTTGACGCTGTTCTATCTGGTGATCGCCGCCGGGGGTGCACTGGGCGGATTTTTGGTGGCCGTCGTGGCGACGAGTTTTTTCACGGGGTATTGGGAATTCCAGATCAGCCTTGTCGCCTGTTGCGCGGTCGCATTGATCGCCGCGTGCCGACATCGAATCTGGGACGAGGCACCGTCGGCGACGTTTTGGTTTTGGGCCGGGGGAGCGATGGCAACGTGCATTGCGGCTGTGACGCTGATTTGGCATCCGCATCACGAGTCCCTGCGTCCAATCGATCAAGTCGCGATGTTCGGCGGACTGGGCGTGTCGATTCTGCTGGGGCTGACCGCGATCGGAACTCGAACTGAAAAATCGATTTCGGCATGGGAGTGGTATCCATGGGTTGCCGTGCCGATCGTTTGGATGGTCGGTTGGGGAGCGTGGCGATCTCCGGAGGTCATGACAATCGGCCGAAGCAGCCAATTTGCGTTCGCCTCCGTCCTAGCCTGGGTCGTCGCTTTCGTGGCGTTGTCGATGCTGGGACGACGGAGTGAACGAAGCCAGTGCTTGCTAACGCGTGCCCTGATCCTTGCGTATGCGATTCTGTTACTCACGCTGGCGTATCAACGAGACGTGCTGACGTCGACGCAAGTCATCACGGTGGCGTTAATCGGGCTGGGGGGCGTGGTTGTCCAGTGGGGAGTCAAAAGGCTTTGGTCGCCGGGGCGAGATTCGTTGCGCGAGAGGTTGCTCGGCGGTGGGCTTTCGGGCATGTGCTACTGGGGGCCGGTGGCCGCGTTGGTGGCGATCATGGGGTACGAGTTATGGCAGGTTGCCCAAACAAGGTCGCGCGGCGAGGTCCACCGGTCGCGGAACTTTTACGGCGTTTTAAGCGTTGACTACCGTCCAGCCTGGGAAGACGACGGGGTCGCGATACCCGCCCGGTACCGATTGGAACATGGCCAGATCCTTCACGGCGTTCAATACGACGATGACGACTGGAGACGGCTGCCGACGACTTACTACGGAAAAGAAAGCGGCATCGGTCGGGCAATCCAGGCGGTCCGTGGCGGCAAGGTGCAGGGGCAGCCCATCCGGGTCGGTGTCGTCGGACTGGGAACCGGCACGATCGCAGCGTATGGCGAAGCGAACGACACGTTTCGGTTTTACGAGATCAATCCTGCGGTCCAGGAACTGTCCGGACGGTTTTTTACTTACCTGCAGGGTTCCGCGGCGAGCACGGAAGTGCGGCTGGGAGATGCGAGAATCGTGATGGAACGCGAGCTTCAAAACGACCGACGCCAACGATTGGATGTCTTGGCGATCGATGCTTTTAGCAGCGACGCGATCCCGGTGCACTTGCTAACCGCGGAGTGTGGAGAAATCTATCGGGCGCACCTTGCCGAAGACGGCATTTTGGCGATCCACATTTCGAATCGATTTCTCGAACTGGGACCGGTGGTTCGCGGTTTGGCCGACACGCTTGATTGGCAATCCGTTCGCATCAGCAACGACAAAGACACGTCGGCAGGCGTGTTCGCGTCGACCTGGGTGCTGCTGACGGGTTTCTCGCAGGTCGCCGATCAATTGAGGTCAAGTCCGTCGTATGAACCGTGGCGCGACGAGGAAACGGTCCTGCTATGGACCGATGATTATTCCGGCCTGTGGGAATTGCTGTCGTGGTGA
- a CDS encoding 3-keto-disaccharide hydrolase — translation MKYALSLSFLFALATASIAKEDEQDVYITPDAAPASFQLQGEYQGQAGDKGRTYAAQIIALGNNRFHLVAYQGGLPGDDQSHKNIFFKADGELDGDAVTFAHEDFLIAVSGGQLHVTNASGKKIVRIDRIVRKSPTLGAQPPEGALVLFDGSNGDAFEGAQVDEGLLLADTFSKQKFGDHTMHLEFRTPYKPSGRGQGRGNSGVYVQSRYEIQVLDSFGLAGKSNECGGIYKIAEPRVNMCLPPLQWQTYDIDFTAARYDDEGNKTANARVTVKHNGVVIHDDLELPQHTPGRHQEGPGPDSLYLQGHGNPVYYRNIWVVKK, via the coding sequence ATGAAATATGCACTCAGTTTGTCATTTCTGTTCGCGTTAGCGACGGCTTCAATCGCGAAAGAAGACGAGCAAGACGTCTACATCACCCCCGACGCCGCCCCGGCCTCGTTTCAACTCCAAGGCGAATACCAGGGGCAGGCCGGCGACAAAGGCCGCACATACGCGGCACAAATCATCGCGCTCGGCAACAACAGGTTTCATCTGGTTGCCTACCAGGGGGGGCTGCCCGGGGACGATCAAAGCCACAAAAACATCTTCTTCAAAGCCGACGGAGAGCTTGACGGCGACGCTGTTACCTTTGCGCACGAAGACTTCCTCATCGCGGTCTCCGGCGGCCAACTGCACGTGACCAACGCAAGTGGCAAGAAGATTGTGCGGATCGATCGAATCGTGCGCAAGAGCCCCACGCTAGGTGCTCAACCGCCCGAGGGAGCATTGGTACTCTTTGACGGCAGCAACGGCGACGCGTTCGAAGGAGCCCAAGTCGACGAGGGGCTGCTGCTGGCCGACACGTTTAGCAAACAGAAGTTCGGCGACCACACGATGCACCTGGAGTTTCGCACCCCGTACAAACCCAGCGGGCGCGGCCAAGGACGCGGAAACAGCGGTGTTTACGTTCAAAGCCGCTACGAAATCCAGGTCCTTGATTCATTCGGGTTGGCCGGTAAAAGCAACGAGTGCGGTGGGATTTACAAGATCGCCGAACCCAGGGTCAACATGTGCCTGCCGCCGCTGCAGTGGCAAACCTATGACATCGATTTCACCGCAGCACGCTACGACGACGAAGGCAACAAGACCGCCAACGCACGCGTGACGGTCAAGCACAACGGGGTGGTCATTCATGACGACCTGGAGTTGCCACAGCACACCCCAGGCCGCCACCAAGAAGGCCCCGGTCCGGACAGCTTGTACCTGCAAGGCCACGGCAACCCGGTCTACTACCGCAATATTTGGGTCGTGAAAAAGTAG
- the fusA gene encoding elongation factor G yields the protein MAVPPPELIRNLCFCGQTGSGKTTLCERLLFAAGEIKRLGTVEEGNTVSDFTDEEHQYQHSLAPSIVHFFHEQHHVNLIDTPGMSDFIGHAIACFPAVETVVIVIDAAKGVESETRRLMRVATERNLPRMILVNKIDVEEADLEKLTRQIRSVFGDVCLPINMPKPDMSGVVEVFETDAHDVTAFSSAEAAHTQIVEQVVEVDEHLTETYLDAGANQLDPSELHDAFERALREGHLVPIVYASAKTGAGIEHLLHVTASLLPSPLEGNPRPFIKGGQPLKTEFDADKPTIAHVFQVATDKHVGKLGIFRVHQGIVRQKSELFIDDGRKPLRISHVMRLQGKDHKETEAIGPGEIGAISKVDEIHFDGVLHDGATPEDPPLLLPLELPKPMYGLAVELKSHTDETKFSAAMHKLQDEDPCLKLERVAATKQTVLRGLGELHLRIVLEKLANQYGIELLTSQPKVAYKETITLPAEGHHRHKKQTGGAGQFGEVYLRVAPLPDDHPTGFEFENKTVGGSIPKQFMSSIEKGVRQVLDDGAVAGYPMTGVRVEVYDGKHHEVDSKEIAFITAGRKAFIDAVLKAHPVLLEPYGNVEVHVPGQYLGDVTSDLSVRRGRVTDTQMEDDRCTVKAVAPLSELQSYANQLKSIAAGSGSFTVEHSHEEPAPPNVQQEVIAAYRPSQDDD from the coding sequence ATGGCCGTCCCTCCGCCAGAATTGATTCGGAATCTTTGTTTCTGTGGCCAGACCGGATCTGGAAAGACCACGTTGTGTGAACGTCTGTTGTTTGCCGCCGGCGAGATCAAGCGACTCGGCACGGTCGAAGAGGGCAACACGGTCAGCGATTTCACGGACGAGGAGCATCAGTACCAGCATTCACTCGCCCCCAGCATCGTTCACTTCTTTCACGAACAGCATCACGTCAATTTGATCGACACCCCGGGGATGTCCGATTTCATCGGCCACGCGATCGCCTGTTTCCCGGCGGTCGAAACGGTTGTGATTGTGATCGATGCGGCCAAGGGGGTCGAAAGCGAGACGCGTCGACTGATGCGGGTGGCGACCGAGCGGAATCTGCCGCGGATGATTTTGGTCAACAAGATCGACGTCGAAGAGGCCGATCTGGAAAAACTGACCCGACAGATTCGCTCGGTCTTCGGCGACGTCTGCTTGCCGATCAACATGCCCAAGCCGGACATGTCGGGGGTGGTCGAGGTTTTCGAGACGGACGCCCATGACGTGACCGCATTCAGTTCGGCCGAAGCGGCGCACACCCAAATCGTCGAACAGGTGGTGGAAGTCGACGAGCACTTGACCGAGACCTATCTGGACGCCGGTGCCAACCAGCTCGACCCCAGCGAGTTGCACGACGCGTTTGAGCGTGCGCTCCGCGAAGGCCACCTGGTCCCGATCGTTTACGCGTCGGCGAAAACCGGTGCGGGGATCGAGCACTTGCTGCACGTCACCGCATCGCTATTGCCCAGTCCGTTGGAAGGGAATCCGCGGCCCTTTATCAAGGGCGGCCAGCCGCTGAAGACCGAATTCGATGCCGACAAACCCACGATCGCACACGTCTTTCAAGTCGCCACCGACAAACACGTCGGAAAGCTGGGGATCTTTCGAGTGCACCAAGGCATTGTGCGTCAAAAATCCGAACTGTTCATCGATGACGGACGCAAACCGCTTCGCATCAGTCACGTGATGCGGCTGCAGGGAAAGGACCACAAAGAAACCGAGGCGATCGGACCGGGCGAGATCGGCGCGATTTCCAAGGTCGACGAAATCCACTTCGACGGGGTCCTGCACGACGGGGCGACGCCCGAAGACCCGCCGCTGTTGCTGCCCTTGGAATTGCCAAAGCCGATGTACGGATTGGCCGTCGAATTGAAAAGCCACACCGACGAAACAAAATTTTCCGCGGCGATGCACAAGCTGCAAGACGAAGACCCCTGCTTGAAACTCGAACGCGTCGCCGCAACCAAGCAAACCGTCCTGCGTGGCCTGGGCGAACTGCACCTCAGGATCGTCTTGGAAAAGCTGGCCAATCAGTACGGAATCGAACTGCTGACGTCGCAGCCCAAGGTCGCTTACAAGGAAACGATCACGTTGCCGGCCGAGGGCCATCATCGCCACAAGAAACAGACCGGCGGAGCCGGTCAGTTCGGCGAGGTCTACTTGCGAGTCGCTCCCCTGCCGGACGATCACCCGACGGGATTCGAGTTCGAAAACAAAACGGTCGGCGGTTCCATCCCGAAACAGTTTATGTCTTCGATCGAAAAAGGCGTCCGCCAAGTGCTCGACGACGGGGCCGTGGCCGGGTACCCGATGACCGGCGTTCGCGTCGAAGTCTACGACGGCAAACACCACGAAGTGGACAGCAAGGAAATCGCGTTCATCACCGCGGGGCGGAAGGCATTTATCGATGCGGTCCTGAAGGCTCACCCAGTCCTGCTGGAACCCTACGGGAACGTCGAGGTCCACGTGCCCGGTCAGTACCTGGGCGATGTCACCAGTGACCTGTCGGTCCGACGTGGACGCGTCACCGACACGCAAATGGAGGACGACCGCTGCACGGTCAAGGCCGTCGCGCCGCTGAGCGAGTTGCAATCGTACGCCAACCAGCTCAAAAGCATCGCCGCCGGATCCGGGTCGTTCACCGTGGAGCACAGCCACGAAGAACCCGCGCCACCCAATGTCCAACAAGAAGTCATCGCCGCCTATCGCCCCAGCCAAGACGACGACTAG